From the Xyrauchen texanus isolate HMW12.3.18 chromosome 49, RBS_HiC_50CHRs, whole genome shotgun sequence genome, one window contains:
- the LOC127640365 gene encoding troponin I, slow skeletal muscle-like — translation MLVTEKEDIQRDRENTLRERVPPLQLSGLSVQDLQALCKDLHQKIDVVDEERYDISAKVAKHEKEITDLNIKVTELRGKMKRPALKRVKISADAMLGALLGSKVRESVDFKANLKTVKKEEEKKEEVTDWRKNVEAMSGMEGRKKLFDQ, via the exons ATGCTAGTAACTGAGAAAGAGGATATACAAAGGGACAGAGAGAACACTTTGCGTGAGAGAGTGCCACCCCTACAACTGTCCGGTCTGTCTGTTCAAGACCTTCAG GCTCTCTGCAAAGACCTCCATCAAAAGATTGATGTTGTAGATGAGGAGAGGTATGACATCTCTGCCAAGGTGGCCAAACATGAAAAGGAG ATTACAGATTTGAACATAAAGGTTACTGAACTTAGAGGCAAAATGAAGAGGCCTGCACTCAAGAGAGTGAAGATCTCAGCTGATGCCATGTTGGGAGCTCTTCTGGGCTCCAAGGTCAGAGAGTCTGTAGAtttcaaagccaacctcaagACAGTCAAGAAAGAAGAGGAGAag AAAGAAGAGGTGACTGACTGGCGTAAAAATGTGGAAGCCATGTCTGGAATGGAGGGCAGGAAGAAGCTGTTTGATCAATAG
- the tnni4b.1 gene encoding troponin I, slow skeletal muscle produces the protein MLAAEKEQNKREKDNALNERVPPLKLSGLSVQELQDLCKDLHRKIDVVDEARYDLEVKVAKNESEIQSQTQKIWDLKGTMNRTKLKRVKKSSDAMFGALTESKLSSKADFKANLKTVKKEEEKKEEVTDWRKNVEAMSGMEGRKKLFNANQ, from the exons ATGCTAGCAGCTGAAAAAGAGCAGaataagagagagaaagataacgCTCTTAATGAGAGAGTTCCACCTCTCAAACTATCTGGACTGTCTGTACAGGAACTACAG GATCTTTGCAAAGACCTTCACCGCAAGATTGATGTAGTTGATGAGGCCCGATATGACCTTGAAGTGAAAGTGGCTAAAAATGAATCAGAG ATCCAGTCTCAGACCCAGAAGATTTGGGACTTGAAAGGTACAATGAACAGAACCAAACTGAAGAGGGTGAAGAAGTCTTCTGATGCTATGTTTGGTGCTTTGACCGAATCCAAACTGTCATCAAAGGCCGATTTCAAAGCCAACCTGAAAACAGTAAAGAAAGAAGAAGAGAAG AAAGAAGAGGTGACTGATTGGCGTAAGAATGTGGAGGCTATGTCTGGAATGGAAGGCAGGAAGAAGCTCTTTAATgctaatcaataa